The genomic window ACCCTCTTAGATTTTTCTCATTTGACCAATAGGAAGtgagatatttggaaattaGTGATCAGTTGACTAGTGAAGATGAGCTTGGCCTTGAGAAATATTCAAGTGCGAATTTCTCGAAAACGGTTAAGTTTACATCAAAAGTTCTAAGTATCATTCTTGTAGGACTTAGCACAGGCTTCAACTTTTtcctttatacatttttgatttgTCCAGCAGAAGTCCAGATTTCTTACAAAGTTGATGGTGACTAATGAGTTCAACTTCCTTATTGGCTGAGAAGCGCTATTAATAGagatatcttaaaaactcttgGATTTACATGAAAACCACTTTTAGGTTTTTGATAAAGCACAATCTTCTTACCAACTTTGCccttttacatttttcttatttgaaCAATAGGAAGTGAGATAATTGGACATTCGTGATCAGTTGACTAGCGAAGATGAGCTTGGCCTTGAGAAATATTTAGGTGccaatttctcaaaaatggtTGGGTTTACATAGAAAGTGCTAAAGACCATTCTTGCAGAGCATGATTCAGACTACAAATTTGCTCTCTACACATCTCCTAATTCAATCAATAGAAACCAAGATTTTCGGGAAAATTGGAggttcataaaaaaattcatgaCTTACACACGTTTATTAAATTCACCTAAGCTTTGCCTCATTTCCAGATTCCACTTTACACCAGGATTTTGCAAAATCGAACTTTACTTCGAAAACTTCCAACTAGAAAGCAGCGTTGACTGTTTAAAGGACTACTTGCTCATAAACAACGACCGTTACTGCGGCACCTACTTAACAAACAAGCAaagtaaactttaaaaaacgtaaataaatCCCAAAACTCTAACgcaatatttcagttttaattaGTCGAAAAGGACAGCAACAGGAGGCTTTCGAGGATATCACGTTTATATCTGACGGTAATTACTGCGGAAAAGGTTTTTCCGCGCTCTATCATCAAGTGCGTTGTCACAATATACCCGATGAGGAAAATTCGATTATTAGGCCAGACAGATGTTTTCCGTTGGGAAAACCTAACCTCGATTGTCACAGGGTTATTTCGGATGACGTATTCGTTATTAACAGCCAGGAATTGGGAAGAGTTTGTCGGTGGGAGGTGAAGAAGAGTAGTGGggtgagttttttgaaatgagagaaaaacaaagaaatagcAGAGAGTATTGatgattttagattttttttacagtttaaaagCAAAACTGTTTCAGAACTTAGGATTTGGTTATTCTACGTTTGCAACATTTTAGATGAAAActactgttatatattataattttacggtttaaaaaaattcttaattcaCGTACAAAAAAGTCTGTTTCTTGCACATTCGAACCCAATTAATTAACTTTTGGAATTTGGGTTAATTATTTCCCATTATTCGCCCCTGCTGCTCGAATTATTATTGGCACCGAAGTacatttagttaattaagtctTCTGATCTTTTACGAAATAACAGAGTTAAGGCAATatcgaaaattattattaatttcttctttaGGACGTTTGCAAAATCGATTTTTACCTGCAACATTTTAATTTACCTTGCCCCATTGGTAGAGTCggaataaatggaataaatttgTGTGGAGAACGTACAGGACAATCTTGTAAGAGGtctaattattgttttttgtaattaaatttatattaattattgtttttagtgTCTCTAGATATAGTTGATACCATTACACTTTTATATAGTGGAAGTCAACTTTATAAGGGGGCATTTTTGATTCAAGGAAGGCAAATTTCCAATTGTGGTGAGTTATCGCGAATTTTCCTTAATAgtctagatataatttttttttgtaggttattCTATTCCAGATCCTGTAAGGCTTACAGCACAACTTGATCCAGGTATgtctgaataaaaaataaaataattacatatggggataattttatcatacatttattttttttaattaaatgttatttatatttaaaggcAGAATTACTCACAACTTTTTAAAGTTTGACTTTGAAGTTGgactttttactaattttaataattattgttatttcagATATGGGCAAGAACAGAACtcaataagcaaaaaatttagttattaagagcttataaaattattgtgatatacatatatgtaaaattaaagaaaaatttattggaaGCCTTATCTGATTTTATCAAACCTAATCATCCGGAAATTCCTATTATCTAATTAACTAActaagatacaaaaaaaataaataataatattcgatttaattatataaatgtaataattattatctaaGGTAATATACTTTCCAATTGGTTCAGCTGTAATCCACCATTTAAAGCGTCTTCAAACAAAATTAGtgcataattaaaaatgttttgaagaTTTACTTCTCGGTGTGGTCCAAATATGTCATGGGAGTTTTGAAttatttgctaaaaataaattaaaattaatatgaaattttgTGTCTCTTAGAATAAGGATGGACTGCGTCAAAAATGcctgtaattttatttgaaatttcttctTAGGGATGTAATAAAGTTGGTTTTATTACCGAAGAAACGTGAATAATCTGACCGACAATGATGTTTGTTGTATAATTgaaggaataataaaatattatatatatttttttataactggctaaaaaaaaatgacgaaTATACAAGGTCTGGTAAATTAGAAAATTGActagtttttcttaataatgttaataCATGACATGAGTCCAGCACTTGACGTAAACACTTATGCagaatatttcaaaacttcaatcattaattttatcctaaataccaaatttcattcaaatcgggtgaataaaaaaaagtaaaaaaaaaaaaataattccacaTAAAATGATAATTCATTAAATCCcgataagatttttttttatcattagtaCCCACTGTATCGTAATTTTTatctagcaaaatgccttgtatagaccactgtgtcgcatgaatattataataacgcACGGTAAATTCTTAAAACGTCAAAActttgccgaattatcacggctaaaataAGACGATTTGATAAAAGATATGCATACATTCGGATTGCCCGGAATTTCTTGAATATTTCTATATCAATTAATGAAAGTTTTCAGCTATTTTAAGGATTCTAtgaatgaaattaggaagcaagtccgagccgattcatccattatgacgccatgttgtcaaaaccgccATTAAAATTAGCCATAGACgtcaaaattgaccatttttaGACGATGTTTTagagtataaaaaaaggtttttaccttataatttgtacatggaaaaatagtagaAAGCTTCGGGAACAGATTAATATCAATTTCGGCCCAATCTCAATCAGTTTTAGTAggtaaatttcgattataaaaagggtctttttttgCCGTTTttgttgccatggagacgcggccATGGGTTTCTTTAAGATTTATGTATTCAGGGTGATTTTTTGGTTATTGGgacttttttgcaaaaaaattgcttttaggGTACTTgcaaaaatagcaaaaaaatttagttttagtaTTTTATAGTAAGATGAATGGAGCATTGGATCGATTGGTTTTGGTTCATCTACGACATACGGAGTGagcacaattaattttcaaaaagaaaaaatgttcaaaaattcaTGCATCAAAAACGGTTTTACCTAGAAGTACGaataatattggaaaatattctCCTTATCACAGACTATAAACCGCCCATAAGTCATTTGGCTCTAAGTGACgccattaaaaagttattaaatgtagaaaaaaaaagtgtgaaaaagggtGTTTTTTAACTAAACAGTGCTCACACTGTATGAATGATAGCGTTGAACAAAATATACCGTTTTATTCGCAAAGGATgcaggtttaattaattaaaatgatttttttaaatattttgcaccgtaaaaattttacacagaaaaaactaaaaaaataaattttttaagttttttttaatttttctcctaaaaaaaacatttttttgtaataaacccttaataaaaattgttgttctTAATAaggccaaagaaaataatagtaaactattcgttagtataattatctttgatAAGGCGCATATATGTATCTTCTGTAAGTAATTATTTCCGCAAAGTTACCGTTTAACCGTAAGAGGGGCTAGAAAATCACGCATGCCTGAATGTTTGgccgttaaaaaaaatacttcccgtatGTTGAGAATAACTAAAAACTATACCGCACTGTCTCACGTAAACCCTAATCGATCCGTAAAATTTTccgttgcgacctgtatcgaattCCTATTGAAAAAATTAGGCAAGAAATTTGTTTTGACTTTGAAGGCGTCCTTGtgctaaacaaaaaaataataaatgaaaatttataaacTACCAAGTTTTTGCCCTGTgtttctaaattataaaaaggtaaacgTCATTTTTCTACCCCAAATAGAATCAAAGTTATAGGCATTTTTATCCGACGAGTCCCGATAACGTGCGAAAACTAAATTAGTTCGTTCTATAAAGTGTTTAATATAATGTCAAGGACAACAAAAatatcccaagcaacacatcatttAATATcattgttaaatataaatttattcaacgattttttagtgaatttttggtatatttgtcaatcaaggtatatttattaaactgtagaatatacgcatatcatatacgattctgtttacaaaagggtgaaaatttcggtatttaaacaattgatacgggatttacatatctagtttctATACTCGATTACTATatgtcaaatatttgatgaaattctgaaaattcatttgtttttcgtccatattatccagtataataatgctgtttttatattaaatatttatatacaaaatttatatattgcatataaattttctgcaaaaacattgttttttatcaaacaaCCCTtaaaccccccacccaccccaaacatttgcccagtaagaaattattttgaaaagtcACCGCTTTTTGTTCATAATATCCATTccaatagcactgtttttgtattaaacatttattaacatacatattaaattaaattaaattaaattaaaaacatacatataatattaaatcaaatttaaataaacaaactgtgttattagattatattttaacgataaaatcagctgttattcgtgcctattattttggaaaacaatgatttttgtaaacaatttcttactggtcagttgtgtggggtgggtggggggtaagggtagaattaataaaaaaggttttttttgcagaaaataattacctaaaaaaaatcctttttaataaaattataggtgatgatgtgaaaaatgtatagtctttgtatctatacttttctcatatAACCTTAAATTTCTTTGCTCTGAAagtcaaaaagttatttttctaaGTTCgttcaaaatcaaaatactcTATTACTGTCGTAATCGACTTAAAATTGCATTTCTTATACGTAATTTAGCTCACTACATATGACGAGTATCATTTAGGTATCTGCCATAAATTGGACAGGTACCACTTGACACTAATGCCTAGGAAAAGTAGAAAAAGTAGGAGTTCGTATTAAAATAAGTAGAGGCTCATAGAACTGCCCTATATAATAACAAGGAAAACTTAAATGTAGTAAAAATCATAAAGggtaaagagaaaaaatatgtaTCACAAGTATACTCAAATCtcattcttattatttatttaactttaattaaaaattataatggaATGAAAGGAGAGCAAGTAACATGGATATAGCAAATACATTTCTATGCCAGCTTTATTGTTACCAACAATAATTGAGACCAGTTCAATGGCAAAAGATCCTCAGGAATAGATACAAATAGCCCCCTTAGTCACgttcttattaattaaatagataaACGACgctctaattaaataaatgactATATAAACaagaaatctaaaaattattttcactctttaatttcttataatttttttgtgacagttaaagtaattttacttttccggaaaattgctttttaaaaatttttaaatggagAAAACTAATTAGAAAATCTGAAAATTGCCATAAGTCATTAATAAGCTAAAGAGAGATCTTTGCCTGCATGTAAGAGACATAATTACTATttcaagataattaaaaaaataagaacaagtTATGTCCGTTTTATAGACAGTGACAGGGCAGACAAAATGTATATGAAATAATTTAGTTGTTTAGTGGGAATTTTTAAGGAAACTGAGTCGAAGGAAATGAAAATGCCtgtaagaataaatattttttcctttagtagttaaaaaaataaatctagcTACTCTTGTTACTTATTTTAACTGCCTAAgaggcatttttattttttcgttttaaaagaaaattaaatgcgTTATTATTTGCGTCAATTTAATGCTTTCTTAAAACAGCCCTATCTCTCCATATAACAAGCAGACATCTTTTGCTTTAAGAATgttaaagcataatttttttaaaccacttAAATCATCATTctttaatttagaaaatccTTCTCGGCTCCAACTTACATGAATACAACTGCACTCCTCAAAAGTGAGCTCCGCACTCTTATCCTTatcataaatcaaaatattcgtcataaaataaaaaactggatTTAGCAAGCATACGCTGGCACACTCAGTTTCATAATTGTTCCACATTGCAAGCAACCTTTTGGCTAAGGTTAACAAGTTGGCCACCGCTCCATCAATTTCATTATTGAAAAACACTCCTGTCAAAAAactctgaaaaaaaataattgttcttcttaattattttttttttcaaaaccttGACAACTTACCGGCTGATGCCTAAATATGACCCTAATATCAAAATCCAGAATCTCGTCTGCCGTAGAGGCAAGTAACCAGCAAAACGTTGTTTGCACGTCAGTCATTTTACCTCTAAATACGCGTATTtttcaaataagtttttttttgataacagTGTCTACTTACTCATATGTCCCTTTCCCATAAAACGGTATCTCGTCATTTATCCCAACGTCGGCTTCATAATTAAACGTGAAATTGAATTGAGGAAAGGTGACGTTATCGATGCACGCCTGAAAATCGCCATTATCGTCTTCGACAACTTTGGCAAAAGAAAACACCTCGAAGGGACCCATCGTAAGGGACATTGTAGGGTTTTCAATCGTTAAGAAACCTCTGAAAAATTGTACGTTATttggtattaaataaatagggaAATGTTGTATTGGAAATCGTTGGTTCACAGTGGGTTAGCATATTTAATTCAGTTTAAAATAATGAGTAAAACTTTAATcgattctaatttatttatagggggttatttgattaaattggtttattttttttatattcctgaCACGGTGAAACAACAGGAAAGATTATATTTGAATGAATTGGTTAAATTAGACATCAAGCGTTTTTAGTGTCTGATGTTGGTATAAATTAAAtggaatttaataatttgttatatgGCTGGCTAATGAAATGCGgtacaaatagaaaaatttcctaaaaatgttttaaaaatattttttttttacatgataacTCAACTCAAGTGTCACTAAAGATCGCAACAAAATACGATAGAAATTGACTTTATTACACATGTTTTGATATGATAACTATTCAATTTGTCAAGTATCATTAAGTTAGTGATAAATGATGTTTATCGACTATAATAGTGGGAAAACTATggtacaaaaatattattttatcattacaCAAAACATGACTCAAAACATGACTTTATGGGCAAAATATTAGTTTCTGCTTATTTTTCgacgttttaatttatttaaaatcgaCGATTGCTTGGGCATTTGAGAGGTTCCATtgcatctaatttttttttaatttttttttttaagaaattaagatTATGATATCTCCAGCATCTGATGTCTATACATTAAACGGACTAAAATAGGtgattaagttttataaattatctTACTCCTTAAAAAACAGAGACTGAACAAGACAATTTTAACCTCAAATACAAGAGTAAAACAAGCCATTCTTCCAGAAAGTCGATCGCGCTCAAATAAGTTATAGCGCAAAAGAAGGaggctattaaaatattttattaaaaatcataatgtTTTGATGTACATTATTGTAAAGACCgaagtttttgatattttagaaaatgaatTACAAAATCTGaccatttaagaaaattatttccaaagcaaaagaattatggtgtaaaaaaaataacaggtAAAGAAGAAGAACAGTGTAACAGCAATCtaaagaatataatttattcaaaggGGAATGGATGGATGAAGATTAAAGTCAATGAGTTGTGTGAAAAAAGAATCGATGGAgagtttcttaaataattatctaataattttttaaaaaataaaacaacgcTGTATTTTTTcatgtcaatattttattgtattaatttttgtcgaaatgtaattaaagaaatatatgtaAACGCTTCAATTACAACTGTAATTATTACACTACATTACTTGCTCGTATAAGAGGTTTTTCGCCAATGGTGAAATTTGACGTAATGTGGACAAGGCAAGTTTTGGAATAGAACCACtgatttaatagaaaataacatcaatagaattatatttttttagatatttagatTGTGGTATTATGGGAATAAATTGGTCAAATGCTGAAAAAACCATCTGGTCTTGTCACTTTTTCAAACTATATTCAAGTCGATAAATTGTGTGAATAAATTAGTAGACTATAGAATTCACTACTATGTCACTAGTTGAtgctatatttaatatttactgtgTCTATTTACTGCTGTATGTACAATA from Anthonomus grandis grandis chromosome 13, icAntGran1.3, whole genome shotgun sequence includes these protein-coding regions:
- the LOC126743704 gene encoding uncharacterized protein LOC126743704, with translation MAVTAASILHDIIVFVQTLIHVQNGVHQLWDSRSFNLSQYEGMEGFLTIENPTMSLTMGPFEVFSFAKVVEDDNGDFQACIDNVTFPQFNFTFNYEADVGINDEIPFYGKGTYEGKMTDVQTTFCWLLASTADEILDFDIRVIFRHQPSFLTGVFFNNEIDGAVANLLTLAKRLLAMWNNYETECASVCLLNPVFYFMTNILIYDKDKSAELTFEECSCIHQIIQNSHDIFGPHREVNLQNIFNYALILFEDALNGGLQLNQLESILP